The following proteins are co-located in the Acidimicrobiales bacterium genome:
- a CDS encoding type IV toxin-antitoxin system AbiEi family antitoxin domain-containing protein, which translates to MRNDTAWHAVVELAASRHGTFHASEAATAGIEQRRLRRAVEQGQLLRPHPRVYLLRSAPPTQRQQLHVATLATRQDHRDGTSTGGVLSHGSAAALHGLIPEHPPTPSIWLPSKAKTSVSGIDIRRSAAIDPARDVTAVDGLPVVSRAAAVCQLGWDSPHLVERAVDEFSRTSSMAWLRETADRHRAAGSRGVAALDRVLNDPRRADGVTDSWFERVIERLLRHRDLPPIELQYEVVVDGHVYRIDVAIPNVLIGIEGHSQTFHWGPKVVDADNVRDIHLGSVGWRMFYVTWWQAHHPDRFVDHIVAAARFRIDNGLVA; encoded by the coding sequence ATGCGAAACGACACGGCGTGGCATGCCGTCGTCGAGCTCGCGGCCTCTCGACACGGCACCTTCCATGCATCCGAGGCCGCCACTGCAGGAATCGAACAGCGCCGGCTTCGTCGGGCAGTCGAGCAGGGCCAGCTCTTGCGACCTCACCCCAGGGTCTACCTGCTGCGTTCGGCGCCGCCGACCCAGCGACAACAGCTCCACGTCGCCACCCTGGCCACTCGGCAGGATCATCGCGACGGCACGTCAACTGGCGGGGTGCTCTCGCATGGTTCGGCGGCGGCGTTGCACGGGCTGATCCCGGAGCATCCGCCGACGCCATCGATCTGGCTCCCGTCGAAGGCCAAGACCAGCGTCAGCGGCATCGACATCCGTCGAAGCGCAGCGATCGATCCGGCGCGAGACGTGACTGCGGTCGACGGATTGCCCGTCGTGAGCCGCGCCGCTGCGGTCTGTCAGCTGGGCTGGGACTCACCTCATCTGGTGGAGCGGGCGGTCGACGAGTTCTCTCGCACGTCGTCGATGGCCTGGCTTCGAGAGACGGCCGATCGACATCGTGCAGCCGGAAGCCGAGGTGTGGCAGCCCTCGACCGTGTGCTCAACGACCCGAGGCGTGCGGACGGCGTCACCGATTCCTGGTTCGAGCGAGTCATCGAGCGGCTGCTCCGTCATCGTGATCTGCCGCCGATCGAGCTCCAGTACGAGGTGGTCGTCGACGGGCACGTCTACCGGATCGACGTCGCCATTCCGAACGTACTCATCGGGATCGAGGGCCACAGCCAGACCTTCCACTGGGGCCCGAAGGTCGTCGACGCCGACAACGTGCGCGACATCCACCTCGGCAGCGTCGGCTGGCGGATGTTCTACGTCACGTGGTGGCAGGCCCACCACCCCGACCGATTCGTCGACCACATCGTCGCCGCCGCCCGGTTCCGAATCGACAACGGCCTGGTGGCCTGA
- a CDS encoding M20/M25/M40 family metallo-hydrolase has translation MDTAAASTFIADRWANDLTPQLEAYIAIPALSPAFDADWVATGHLQAAVDHITAWLESRPVAGVRRIEVRTLPGRTPLILVEIDPFGTPAVDTTVMLYGHLDKQPEMVGWRDDLGPWTPVIEDGRLYGRGGADDGYAAFASLTAIEAVQQSGGSHARCLLLIEASEESGSPDLPAHVDALADELGDVDLVLCLDSGCIDYETLWLTTSLRGMVGGKLGVQVVTEGIHSGAASGVVPSSFRLARQLLDRIEDAATGRVLLDSAWCEIPAHRVAEAEALADELGEGSMEPFATVPSLELMSTGPADALLARTWRPALSVTGADGLPSTRSAGNVLRPETVLKLSLRLPPTVDPSVVEAELAQVLTSDPPSGAIVTFDGVEAGAGWNAPDLAPWLADALEAASLASFGKSMQRFGEGGSIPFMGMLGERFPDAQFVITGVLGPEANAHGPNEFLHLAYAEKLTNCLAAVVNAHATSHRSHQ, from the coding sequence ATGGACACCGCCGCTGCCTCGACGTTCATCGCCGACCGTTGGGCGAACGACCTCACCCCTCAGCTCGAGGCGTACATCGCCATCCCGGCGTTGTCGCCGGCATTCGATGCCGACTGGGTGGCCACGGGGCACCTGCAGGCGGCGGTCGACCACATCACGGCATGGCTCGAATCTCGCCCGGTCGCCGGTGTCCGCCGGATCGAGGTTCGCACGTTGCCGGGGCGCACCCCGCTGATCCTCGTCGAGATCGATCCCTTCGGTACCCCGGCCGTCGACACCACCGTGATGCTCTACGGGCACCTCGACAAACAACCCGAGATGGTCGGCTGGCGCGACGATCTCGGCCCGTGGACCCCGGTGATCGAGGACGGACGCCTGTATGGCCGGGGCGGTGCCGACGACGGCTATGCCGCCTTCGCCAGTCTGACCGCGATTGAAGCGGTCCAGCAGTCCGGCGGATCGCACGCCCGCTGTCTGCTGCTCATCGAGGCGTCCGAGGAATCGGGTTCGCCCGACCTGCCGGCCCACGTCGATGCGCTGGCCGATGAGCTGGGCGACGTCGACCTGGTGCTGTGTCTCGACTCCGGCTGCATCGACTACGAGACGCTGTGGCTCACCACGTCGCTGCGTGGCATGGTCGGCGGCAAGCTCGGCGTGCAGGTCGTCACCGAAGGCATCCACTCCGGAGCAGCGAGTGGCGTGGTGCCCTCGTCGTTCCGCTTGGCTCGCCAATTGCTGGATCGCATCGAAGACGCCGCCACCGGGCGGGTCCTGCTCGACTCGGCATGGTGCGAGATTCCTGCCCATCGAGTCGCCGAGGCCGAAGCGCTGGCCGACGAACTGGGGGAGGGCTCGATGGAGCCGTTCGCCACGGTTCCGAGTCTCGAGCTGATGAGCACTGGTCCGGCCGACGCCCTGCTGGCTCGCACCTGGCGCCCCGCGCTGTCGGTCACGGGCGCCGACGGGCTGCCCTCGACTCGCTCGGCCGGCAACGTGCTGCGCCCCGAGACGGTCCTGAAACTGTCGTTGCGCCTGCCGCCGACCGTCGACCCGAGCGTGGTCGAAGCCGAGTTGGCCCAGGTGCTGACCAGTGACCCGCCATCAGGTGCCATCGTGACCTTCGACGGGGTCGAGGCCGGTGCCGGGTGGAATGCTCCCGATCTCGCCCCATGGCTGGCCGACGCGCTCGAAGCGGCGTCGCTCGCCAGCTTCGGCAAGTCCATGCAGCGCTTCGGCGAGGGCGGCTCGATCCCCTTCATGGGCATGCTCGGTGAGCGGTTCCCCGACGCCCAGTTCGTCATCACCGGCGTCCTCGGCCCGGAAGCGAACGCCCACGGACCCAACGAATTCCTGCATCTTGCCTACGCGGAGAAGCTGACCAACTGCCTCGCCGCTGTGGTGAATGCCCACGCAACCAGCCATCGGAGTCACCAATGA
- a CDS encoding LLM class flavin-dependent oxidoreductase yields the protein MKIRVGYGLGTRSETNDQDRFGELVDALERERFDSLWLSERITGECPDPLVGMAFAVARTKKLKVGMSVMVLPGRNPVVLAKSLASLDRLSNGRLLPAFGLGVANSAEHQAFGVERTDRGGWFNEALPLMKRLWAEDHVSHAGKRFTIDDVTIRPKPIQSPMDVWLGGIAPLELKRIGRMGDGWLPSFCTPKQVSEARVTIEAIAAEHEREIDPEHFGALIPYRRPGEPVSDAMTAIVKARNPDAEPSDIVPDAEQLPAAIGRFVDVGFSKFVIIPVTEPDDWSSELADLASIVRPLET from the coding sequence GTGAAGATTCGCGTGGGGTACGGACTCGGGACACGAAGTGAGACGAACGATCAGGACCGCTTCGGCGAACTGGTCGACGCACTCGAACGGGAGCGATTCGACTCGCTCTGGCTGTCGGAACGGATCACGGGCGAGTGCCCCGACCCGCTGGTCGGCATGGCGTTCGCCGTGGCCCGCACGAAGAAGCTGAAGGTCGGCATGTCGGTCATGGTGCTTCCCGGGCGCAATCCCGTGGTGCTTGCGAAGTCGCTGGCGAGTCTCGATCGGTTGTCGAACGGGCGGCTGCTGCCGGCCTTCGGGCTCGGGGTCGCCAACTCGGCCGAGCACCAGGCGTTCGGCGTGGAGCGGACCGATCGCGGTGGTTGGTTCAACGAGGCGTTGCCGCTGATGAAGCGGCTCTGGGCTGAGGACCACGTGTCGCACGCCGGCAAGCGCTTCACCATCGACGACGTGACGATCAGGCCGAAACCCATCCAGTCGCCGATGGACGTGTGGCTCGGCGGCATCGCCCCGCTCGAACTGAAGCGCATCGGGCGGATGGGCGACGGTTGGCTGCCGTCGTTCTGCACGCCGAAGCAGGTCTCCGAGGCCCGGGTCACGATCGAGGCGATCGCCGCCGAGCACGAGCGCGAGATCGACCCCGAGCACTTCGGGGCGCTGATTCCCTACCGACGACCCGGCGAGCCGGTGTCCGACGCCATGACCGCGATCGTCAAGGCTCGCAATCCCGACGCCGAGCCCTCCGACATCGTCCCCGACGCCGAGCAACTACCGGCCGCCATCGGCCGGTTCGTCGACGTCGGCTTCTCCAAGTTCGTCATCATCCCGGTCACCGAGCCCGACGACTGGTCGAGCGAACTGGCCGACCTGGCCAGCATCGTCCGCCCCTTGGAGACCTAG
- a CDS encoding AMP-binding protein, with amino-acid sequence MKVPLTINDFLDRAAAVYPDRVAIVDEPDQPAPSLGRLTYAEMNDMRRSMGVAMDELGLGFGARVAMVSHNAGRMLASFFGVSGNGRVFVPINFRLSAPEVEYIVEHCGAEALLIDPELADDLAGIECKHKWIIGEESDAVWFGREGTPEPWTPDEDAIASINYTSGTTARPKGVEQTHRARWTNAVTFGWHATVTDRDVYLHTLPMFHCDGWGMLYTVTGMGVKHVVLRKVDGAEILRRIEAEGVTLMCGAPAVVAAVLEAASTWEGEIPGRDKVRMVVAGAPPPTAVIERMERELGWEFIQIYGLTETAPLLTMSRSRQEWDDLSGLERAQKLSRAGAPTIGITMGVAADGELLARGNHVLQGYWENPEASAEALRDGWFHTGDGGQMDDEGYYSITDRKKDVIISGGENVSSIEVEDTLFSHPDVAEVAVIGVPHEKWGETVKALVVLTPGSTTTEADLIGFCRERITHYKCPTSIEFRDALERTATGKLQKYKLRAPFWEGRDRMVN; translated from the coding sequence GTGAAGGTCCCACTGACGATCAACGACTTCCTCGATCGCGCTGCTGCGGTCTATCCCGACCGTGTCGCGATCGTCGACGAGCCCGATCAGCCGGCGCCGTCGCTCGGACGACTCACCTACGCCGAGATGAACGACATGCGGCGCTCGATGGGCGTGGCGATGGACGAGCTCGGACTGGGTTTCGGCGCTCGGGTGGCCATGGTGTCCCACAACGCCGGGCGCATGCTGGCGTCGTTCTTCGGAGTGTCGGGCAACGGGCGGGTCTTCGTGCCGATCAACTTCCGCCTGTCGGCGCCCGAGGTCGAATACATCGTCGAGCACTGTGGCGCCGAAGCCCTGCTCATCGACCCCGAACTCGCCGATGATCTCGCCGGGATCGAGTGCAAGCACAAGTGGATCATCGGCGAGGAGTCCGACGCCGTGTGGTTCGGCCGTGAGGGCACGCCGGAACCGTGGACCCCCGACGAGGACGCCATCGCCTCGATCAACTACACCTCGGGCACCACCGCCCGACCGAAGGGCGTCGAGCAGACCCATCGGGCCCGCTGGACCAACGCCGTCACCTTCGGTTGGCATGCCACGGTCACCGACCGCGACGTCTACCTCCACACCTTGCCCATGTTCCACTGCGACGGCTGGGGCATGCTCTACACCGTCACCGGGATGGGCGTGAAGCACGTGGTCTTGCGCAAGGTCGACGGCGCCGAGATCCTGCGTCGCATCGAGGCCGAGGGAGTCACGCTGATGTGTGGCGCCCCGGCCGTGGTGGCGGCGGTTCTCGAGGCCGCCTCCACCTGGGAGGGCGAGATCCCCGGCCGTGACAAGGTGCGCATGGTCGTCGCCGGCGCCCCGCCGCCCACCGCGGTGATCGAGCGCATGGAGCGCGAGCTGGGCTGGGAGTTCATCCAGATCTACGGCCTCACCGAGACGGCGCCCCTGCTCACCATGAGCCGTTCGCGCCAGGAATGGGACGACCTGTCCGGACTGGAGCGGGCCCAGAAGCTGAGTCGAGCCGGTGCGCCCACCATCGGCATCACGATGGGCGTTGCGGCCGACGGTGAACTCCTCGCTCGGGGCAACCACGTGTTGCAGGGCTACTGGGAGAACCCCGAGGCCTCCGCGGAGGCGCTGCGTGACGGTTGGTTCCACACCGGCGACGGTGGCCAGATGGACGACGAGGGCTACTACTCGATCACCGACCGCAAGAAGGACGTCATCATCTCCGGCGGTGAGAACGTCTCGTCGATCGAGGTCGAGGACACCCTGTTCTCACATCCCGACGTCGCCGAGGTGGCCGTGATCGGTGTGCCTCACGAGAAGTGGGGCGAGACCGTGAAGGCGCTCGTCGTGCTCACCCCGGGCAGCACCACCACCGAGGCCGACCTCATCGGCTTCTGCCGGGAGCGGATCACCCACTACAAGTGCCCGACCTCGATCGAGTTCCGCGACGCCCTCGAGCGCACCGCCACCGGCAAGCTCCAGAAATACAAGCTCCGGGCACCGTTCTGGGAAGGCCGCGATCGGATGGTCAACTGA
- a CDS encoding LLM class F420-dependent oxidoreductase codes for MKTGLAFANTGPFANLEGLVDLAQSCERAGIESLWTVEHVIWPTEYDSAYPYSPTGKMPGDKTSAIPDPLIWLAFVAAHTTELVLGTGILILPERNPVVLAKEVATLDHLSKGRLELGIGVGWLEEEFDALGVPWAARGKRTDEYIAAMRALWASDDADFDGEFVSFTNVSSNPKPTRSVPFVIGGHSEAAARRAGRLGDGFFPGKGSISQLRELFDIVHQSAADAGRDPLAIEMTAAHPGIMGDDPVGAAQELASIGVTRTILPAFLLLGAEGAEAKATELAEKIIAPIANV; via the coding sequence GTGAAAACAGGACTCGCCTTCGCCAACACCGGACCATTCGCCAACCTCGAGGGGCTCGTCGACCTCGCTCAGTCGTGTGAACGGGCGGGCATCGAATCGCTCTGGACCGTCGAGCACGTGATCTGGCCGACCGAGTACGACTCCGCCTACCCCTACTCACCCACCGGCAAGATGCCCGGCGACAAGACCTCGGCCATCCCCGACCCGCTGATCTGGTTGGCGTTCGTCGCCGCCCACACGACCGAGCTCGTGCTCGGTACCGGGATACTGATCCTGCCCGAGCGCAATCCGGTGGTGCTGGCCAAGGAGGTCGCCACCCTCGACCACCTGTCCAAGGGTCGGCTCGAACTCGGTATCGGGGTGGGCTGGCTCGAGGAGGAGTTCGATGCGCTCGGCGTGCCGTGGGCCGCTCGGGGCAAGCGCACCGACGAGTACATCGCCGCCATGCGTGCCCTGTGGGCGAGCGACGACGCCGACTTCGACGGCGAGTTCGTGTCGTTCACCAACGTCAGCTCCAACCCGAAGCCCACCCGCTCGGTCCCGTTCGTGATCGGGGGCCACTCCGAGGCTGCCGCCCGCCGCGCCGGACGTCTGGGCGACGGCTTCTTCCCCGGCAAGGGTTCGATCAGTCAGCTGCGCGAGCTGTTCGACATCGTCCACCAGAGTGCCGCCGACGCCGGGCGTGACCCGCTCGCCATCGAGATGACCGCCGCACACCCCGGCATCATGGGCGATGATCCGGTCGGTGCCGCCCAGGAACTCGCCAGCATCGGTGTGACCCGCACCATCCTCCCGGCGTTCCTCCTGCTCGGCGCCGAGGGCGCCGAGGCAAAGGCCACCGAACTTGCCGAGAAGATCATCGCCCCCATCGCCAACGTCTGA
- the otsB gene encoding trehalose-phosphatase: protein MTTDSLGELGERIRQLARVPNLLVACDYDGTMAELTDDPMQAFPHRNSVAAVRALAEQANTHVAVISGRSLRDLATLSRFPEEIRLVGSHGSEFDLGFSAELSDELIERRRQITEAVQAIGARHGARVEGKPTGVVLHFRGLPPEVADAARAEVVRGPAGLPGISTRNGRDVVEMSVIQTNKGWALDTIRSQVGASAVVFVGDDVTDEDAFRTLAGPDVGIKVGEGKTAAGFRVHDIETVAQILALLGELRSDWLRGSGLVPLEEHTMLSDLRTAAIISPTARISWLCAPRIDSAAVFAELLGGPSAGYFAITDANGDGPIDQRYVSGSMIAESRFNGFTLTDYLDVSNDRSQRLAGRSDLLRVLEASASGSGGTARIEFAPRLDFGRFPTRLEIRDDGVAVMGTADLMVLRSPGVEWTLMPDGHNVTAVGVADLSNGPVALELRAGTGTLREDSRTEPDRRDETERFWRSWLSQLELPGIERELVGRSALTLKGLCHGPTGAIVAAATMSLPEHLGGVRNWDFRYCWLRHASLTASALARLGSHVEGMAFLDWVLNILSTRSDPERLAPLYNVTGRHLPPEAEITELPGYGGSRPVRVGNAAEGQVQLDVFGPIVDLVHTLLSRGEALSSEHWRLVESMVLAVSRRWTEPDHGIWEIRKPPRHHVYSKVMCWVSVDRAISIADQFLDREPAAWVDLRAEIATDILTHGWKPDRGTFTAAYDGDDLDASVLAVGLSGLLPPDDPRFVSTVNTVERELRNGNTVYRYLEDDGLPGREGGFHLMTSWLIDSLDLVGRRDEAIELFGELCALTGGTGLLTEQYDPASRRALGNLPQAYSHLGLINNALNLDR, encoded by the coding sequence ATGACGACCGACAGCCTCGGTGAGCTGGGCGAGCGCATCCGCCAGCTGGCTCGTGTGCCGAATCTGCTGGTGGCGTGCGACTACGACGGCACGATGGCCGAACTCACCGATGATCCGATGCAGGCGTTTCCGCATCGCAATTCGGTGGCTGCGGTCCGGGCACTGGCTGAGCAAGCCAACACGCACGTTGCTGTCATCAGCGGTCGCAGCCTCCGCGACCTCGCCACGCTGTCACGCTTTCCCGAGGAGATCCGCCTCGTCGGCAGCCACGGCAGCGAGTTCGACCTCGGGTTCAGCGCCGAACTCTCCGACGAGCTGATCGAGCGTCGTCGCCAGATCACCGAGGCGGTGCAGGCAATCGGCGCTCGCCACGGCGCCCGGGTCGAAGGCAAGCCCACCGGCGTCGTCCTGCACTTCCGCGGCCTCCCGCCGGAGGTGGCCGATGCCGCACGGGCCGAGGTCGTCCGCGGTCCCGCCGGTCTGCCCGGTATCAGCACTCGTAACGGCCGCGACGTGGTCGAGATGTCGGTGATCCAAACCAACAAGGGTTGGGCGCTCGACACGATCCGATCACAGGTGGGCGCCAGCGCCGTGGTCTTCGTCGGCGACGACGTCACCGACGAAGACGCCTTCCGCACCCTCGCCGGGCCCGATGTCGGTATCAAGGTCGGCGAGGGCAAGACCGCCGCCGGCTTCCGGGTCCACGACATCGAGACCGTTGCGCAGATCCTGGCGCTCCTCGGCGAGCTCCGCTCCGACTGGCTGCGAGGCTCGGGACTCGTGCCGCTCGAGGAACACACGATGCTGTCCGACCTGCGCACGGCAGCGATCATCTCGCCGACGGCGAGGATCAGCTGGTTGTGTGCTCCGCGCATCGATTCGGCCGCCGTCTTCGCCGAACTGCTGGGCGGCCCTTCGGCCGGATACTTCGCCATCACCGACGCCAACGGCGACGGCCCGATCGACCAGCGGTATGTCTCGGGCTCCATGATCGCCGAGTCCAGGTTCAACGGGTTCACCCTCACCGACTACCTCGACGTCTCCAACGACCGCTCACAACGCCTCGCCGGCCGCTCCGATCTGCTCCGAGTGCTCGAAGCGTCCGCTAGCGGCAGCGGCGGCACGGCCCGCATCGAGTTCGCACCGAGGCTCGACTTCGGTCGTTTCCCGACACGGCTCGAAATCCGCGACGACGGCGTCGCCGTCATGGGCACTGCCGACCTCATGGTGCTCCGCTCCCCCGGGGTCGAATGGACCCTGATGCCCGACGGCCACAATGTCACTGCGGTCGGCGTTGCCGATCTGTCGAACGGTCCGGTCGCCCTCGAGCTTCGCGCCGGCACCGGCACCTTGCGCGAGGACTCTCGGACCGAACCCGATCGACGCGACGAGACCGAGCGTTTCTGGCGCTCGTGGCTCTCCCAGCTCGAGCTCCCGGGCATCGAGCGCGAGCTCGTCGGCCGCAGCGCACTCACCCTGAAGGGTCTCTGCCACGGCCCGACGGGCGCCATCGTCGCTGCCGCGACGATGAGCCTGCCCGAGCACCTCGGCGGCGTCCGCAACTGGGACTTCCGCTACTGCTGGCTGCGCCACGCATCGCTCACGGCCTCGGCCCTCGCCCGCCTCGGGTCCCACGTCGAAGGCATGGCGTTCCTCGACTGGGTGCTCAACATCTTGTCGACCCGCTCCGACCCCGAGCGCCTGGCCCCGCTCTACAACGTCACCGGCCGCCACCTTCCACCCGAGGCCGAGATCACCGAACTCCCGGGCTACGGCGGGTCCCGCCCGGTCCGGGTGGGCAACGCCGCCGAGGGGCAGGTCCAACTCGACGTCTTCGGCCCGATCGTCGATCTCGTGCACACCCTGCTGTCACGGGGCGAGGCGCTCTCGTCGGAGCACTGGCGTCTCGTCGAATCGATGGTGCTCGCCGTGTCGCGACGCTGGACCGAGCCCGACCACGGCATCTGGGAGATCCGCAAGCCCCCGAGACATCACGTGTACTCCAAGGTCATGTGCTGGGTGTCGGTCGACCGGGCCATCTCGATCGCCGACCAGTTCCTCGATCGGGAACCGGCGGCGTGGGTCGATCTGCGGGCCGAGATCGCCACCGACATCCTCACGCACGGATGGAAGCCCGATCGGGGCACGTTCACTGCGGCCTACGACGGTGACGACCTCGACGCCTCGGTACTCGCTGTCGGCCTGAGTGGTTTGCTCCCGCCCGACGACCCGCGCTTCGTCTCGACTGTCAACACCGTCGAGCGTGAACTCCGCAACGGCAACACGGTCTATCGCTATCTCGAAGACGACGGGCTCCCGGGGCGCGAGGGCGGTTTCCACCTCATGACCTCGTGGCTGATCGACTCGCTCGACCTCGTCGGCCGGCGAGACGAGGCCATCGAGTTGTTCGGCGAACTCTGCGCCCTCACCGGCGGCACCGGGCTCCTCACCGAGCAGTACGACCCGGCCAGCCGACGAGCCCTCGGCAACCTCCCGCAGGCCTACAGCCACCTCGGCCTGATCAACAACGCCCTGAACCTCGATCGATAA
- a CDS encoding SDR family oxidoreductase translates to MNAQNTNNEFDGRVAIVTGSSSGIGEQTAHRLSELGAKVVVNSASSVEAGEAVSAALPGESIYVRADIADQAQGQALLDATVERFGRLDYLINNAGWTTVVPHKDLEALTDDIFDKTFQVNVYGTWWLTKAAMPLLKSSDDGAVVNITSIAGVRPVGSSVAYAMTKAALNHMTVLLAKSQGPVRINAVAPGLVATPWTETWGPLHESVAATAPMGRSATPDDCAEAVLALLRNKYATGQIFVVDGGSTLVG, encoded by the coding sequence ATGAACGCCCAGAACACCAACAACGAATTCGACGGTCGGGTCGCGATCGTCACCGGATCGTCCAGCGGGATCGGCGAGCAGACGGCTCACCGTCTCAGTGAGCTCGGAGCCAAGGTCGTCGTCAACTCGGCGTCGTCGGTCGAGGCGGGCGAGGCCGTCTCGGCGGCACTGCCCGGCGAGAGCATCTATGTCCGCGCCGACATCGCCGACCAGGCGCAGGGCCAAGCACTCCTCGACGCCACCGTCGAGCGGTTCGGACGGCTCGACTACCTGATCAACAACGCGGGCTGGACCACCGTCGTGCCCCACAAGGATCTCGAGGCGCTCACCGACGACATCTTCGACAAGACCTTCCAGGTCAACGTCTACGGCACGTGGTGGCTGACCAAGGCCGCCATGCCACTGCTGAAGTCCAGCGACGACGGTGCCGTCGTGAACATCACCTCGATTGCCGGCGTGCGCCCGGTCGGCTCGTCGGTGGCCTACGCCATGACCAAGGCGGCGCTCAACCACATGACGGTCCTGCTCGCCAAGTCACAGGGTCCGGTGCGGATCAATGCGGTTGCCCCCGGACTGGTGGCCACCCCGTGGACCGAAACCTGGGGGCCGCTGCACGAGTCGGTGGCGGCAACCGCACCGATGGGGCGGTCGGCCACCCCCGACGACTGTGCCGAAGCGGTCCTGGCGCTGTTGCGCAACAAGTACGCGACCGGCCAGATCTTCGTCGTCGACGGTGGCTCGACCCTTGTGGGTTGA